In Elusimicrobiota bacterium, one DNA window encodes the following:
- the gdhA gene encoding NADP-specific glutamate dehydrogenase, which translates to MSIIEEVIEKVKVKNPAEPEFQQAVKEVMESLDTLIPKHPEFNKMKIYERIVEPDRAIYFRVPWVDDKGEVQVNRGFRVQFNNAIGPYKGGLRFHPSVNLSIIKFLGFEQIFKNSLTSLPMGGGKGGSDFDPKGKSDNEVMRFCYSFMTELYRHIGPDTDVPAGDIGVGGREIGYMYGCYKKIVNEHTGVLTGKAMEFGGSLIRPEATGYGLVYFAAEMLATRKTDFKNKIVAISGSGNVAQYAAEKVSQLGGKVITLCDSESTIVDEEGIHGPKLAHVLEIKNVKRGRIKEYTNKYKAVCFEGKSVWDVIKEKGLKIDIALPCATQNEISKEHAQALIKNGCLCVAEGANMPCTFDAVKLLQDNNVLFAPAKAANAGGVATSGLEMSQNSMRLSWTKEEVDQKLLGIMKNIHSSCLDAAACYGKKGDYLSGANIAGFLKVAKAMISYGVI; encoded by the coding sequence ATGTCAATCATTGAGGAAGTAATTGAGAAAGTAAAAGTTAAGAATCCCGCGGAACCGGAATTTCAGCAAGCAGTGAAAGAAGTTATGGAATCTTTGGATACCCTGATTCCCAAACATCCTGAGTTCAATAAAATGAAGATATATGAAAGAATCGTGGAACCGGACCGCGCGATTTATTTCAGAGTACCCTGGGTGGATGATAAAGGCGAAGTCCAGGTAAACAGAGGGTTTCGCGTACAGTTCAATAACGCTATCGGCCCTTATAAAGGCGGGTTACGGTTTCATCCTTCAGTAAATCTAAGCATCATAAAATTTCTTGGGTTTGAACAAATATTTAAGAACTCATTAACCTCTCTCCCTATGGGCGGCGGAAAAGGAGGGTCGGATTTTGACCCTAAAGGCAAATCAGATAACGAAGTTATGCGGTTCTGTTATTCATTTATGACAGAATTATACCGGCATATCGGCCCTGATACTGATGTTCCTGCAGGGGATATCGGTGTTGGAGGTAGAGAGATCGGGTATATGTATGGATGCTACAAAAAAATTGTTAATGAACACACAGGGGTGTTAACAGGAAAGGCTATGGAATTCGGCGGGAGTTTAATACGCCCCGAAGCGACCGGATACGGATTAGTATATTTCGCAGCTGAGATGCTGGCAACACGGAAAACTGATTTCAAAAACAAAATTGTGGCGATAAGCGGATCCGGCAACGTTGCGCAGTACGCCGCTGAAAAAGTTAGTCAGTTGGGCGGGAAGGTTATCACTTTATGCGACTCGGAAAGCACTATTGTTGATGAAGAAGGTATTCACGGGCCTAAGTTAGCGCACGTGCTGGAAATAAAGAATGTTAAACGCGGAAGAATTAAGGAATATACTAATAAATATAAAGCCGTTTGTTTTGAAGGCAAGAGCGTATGGGATGTAATTAAAGAAAAAGGGTTGAAGATTGACATCGCGCTTCCTTGCGCAACCCAAAACGAGATTAGTAAAGAACACGCACAGGCGTTGATAAAGAACGGCTGTCTCTGCGTAGCGGAAGGCGCAAATATGCCATGTACTTTTGATGCGGTAAAATTGTTGCAGGATAACAATGTGTTATTCGCCCCTGCAAAAGCTGCAAATGCCGGTGGTGTGGCAACTTCAGGGTTGGAAATGAGCCAAAACAGTATGCGGTTGTCCTGGACAAAAGAAGAAGTTGATCAAAAACTGCTGGGTATTATGAAAAATATACATAGTTCCTGTTTAGACGCAGCAGCGTGTTATGGCAAAAAAGGTGATTATTTATCCGGTGCAAATATTGCCGGGTTCTTAAAAGTAGCGAAGGCTATGATTTCTTACGGAGTGATATAA
- the ilvB gene encoding biosynthetic-type acetolactate synthase large subunit, which translates to MKLNGAQIIIKTLEKYGITVIPGIPGGANLPLYDALYESRVIRHVLARHEQSAGFIAQGMARSTGIPAVCFATSGPGATNLVTALADAKLDSIPIIAITGQVPTTLLGTDAFQEIDTFGMTLPLTKHNFLVKSAGELMDILPLAFEIAQTGRPGPVLIDMPKDVQTEVIDIPSLPERCDKKPVNGIKLRVISAIAEAINKSTRPVMYIGGGVIHSGSYRLICQLAKKNSIPVTSTLMGLGAYPADDRLSLGMIGMHGWKSTNTIINTADLVLALGVRFDDRATGNLSRFAPTARVVHIDVDAAEIGKLKTPDICLTADLGKTLSALIPLITENQRGEWLSEIRNQRDRDTGLSKTYDKPLHPVNIIKTINRLSQKDTIVTTDVGQHQMWAAQTWKFNTPRALLTSGGLGTMGFGLPAAIGAALANPEKQVVCITGDGSILMNIQELATLAELNLNIKIFVLNNGHLGLVRQQQELFYDKHYIASRFDNRVNFAAIADGFGISSWTLSDTSSTAELDNSIKSVLKPRSPALININIPEYENVLPMVPPGAGIDQQIG; encoded by the coding sequence ATGAAACTTAATGGAGCACAGATTATTATTAAAACACTGGAGAAGTACGGGATCACTGTAATCCCGGGTATCCCCGGCGGAGCGAACCTGCCGTTGTACGACGCGTTATACGAAAGCCGTGTGATCCGCCACGTTCTTGCACGGCATGAACAGTCCGCAGGTTTTATCGCACAGGGGATGGCGAGGTCAACAGGGATACCGGCAGTATGTTTTGCAACTTCCGGCCCGGGCGCAACAAATCTGGTTACTGCACTTGCTGATGCGAAACTTGATTCTATCCCGATTATCGCAATCACCGGGCAAGTGCCTACTACGTTATTGGGTACCGATGCGTTCCAGGAAATTGATACGTTTGGTATGACATTACCACTGACGAAACATAACTTTCTTGTGAAATCCGCTGGGGAGCTGATGGACATCTTACCTCTTGCGTTTGAGATTGCGCAAACCGGCCGTCCAGGCCCTGTATTAATTGACATGCCAAAGGATGTGCAGACAGAAGTTATTGATATCCCGTCACTACCTGAACGATGTGATAAAAAACCGGTGAACGGCATAAAATTGCGGGTTATCTCCGCGATTGCTGAGGCTATCAATAAATCAACCCGGCCTGTTATGTATATTGGCGGGGGAGTGATACACTCCGGCAGTTACAGGCTTATCTGTCAGCTGGCAAAGAAAAACTCAATCCCCGTTACATCAACGCTTATGGGGTTAGGTGCATACCCTGCGGATGACCGGCTATCACTCGGGATGATTGGTATGCACGGATGGAAAAGCACAAATACTATTATTAATACAGCGGATTTGGTTTTGGCGTTAGGTGTACGGTTTGATGACCGTGCAACTGGTAATCTATCAAGATTCGCGCCAACTGCCAGGGTTGTGCATATAGACGTTGACGCTGCGGAGATCGGGAAGCTTAAAACTCCGGATATTTGTTTAACTGCGGATTTAGGGAAAACTTTATCTGCGCTGATACCGTTAATAACCGAAAATCAGCGGGGTGAATGGTTATCAGAAATTAGGAACCAAAGAGACAGGGATACTGGATTATCAAAAACGTATGATAAACCGTTACACCCGGTAAATATTATTAAAACGATTAACCGTTTATCCCAGAAAGATACTATTGTTACAACCGATGTAGGGCAACATCAAATGTGGGCTGCGCAAACATGGAAATTTAATACCCCTCGAGCGTTACTAACCTCCGGCGGGCTTGGGACTATGGGGTTTGGCTTACCCGCGGCGATTGGCGCGGCACTGGCAAATCCGGAGAAACAAGTTGTGTGTATTACCGGTGACGGGTCAATTTTAATGAATATCCAGGAACTTGCAACGTTAGCTGAACTGAACCTTAACATAAAAATCTTTGTGTTGAACAACGGGCACTTAGGGTTAGTGCGACAGCAGCAGGAGTTGTTTTATGACAAACACTATATCGCGTCACGGTTTGATAACCGTGTAAACTTCGCAGCAATTGCCGATGGGTTTGGTATCTCCTCATGGACATTATCCGATACTTCAAGCACTGCCGAGCTTGATAATTCTATAAAATCTGTACTGAAACCGCGGTCACCGGCATTAATCAATATCAATATCCCGGAATACGAGAATGTGCTGCCAATGGTTCCTCCCGGCGCGGGGATCGACCAGCAAATAGGGTAA